One genomic window of Camelina sativa cultivar DH55 chromosome 5, Cs, whole genome shotgun sequence includes the following:
- the LOC104786203 gene encoding SWI/SNF complex subunit SWI3B-like encodes MAAKASDSGGSGEILPITPSLSETTSGVTAASQSTQPPSSTSDVDAVCVPSYSRWFSWTGIDDCEVRSLPEFFNSKSSSKNPKFYMYLRNSIIKQYRDDHPRKISFTDVRRTLVSDVVSIRRVFDFLEYWGLINHSSSSSAKPLKWDEKSAGDASSEPPTTVKETAKRICNGCKSICSVACFVCDKYELTLCARCYVRGNYRVGINSTEFKRVELSEESKKVWSEKETLQLMEAVMHYGDDWKKVATHVTGRTEKDCVSQFVKLPFGEQFVKESDSEDSLEAFDQIKGSADLESGGSDKEGSSPNKRMRLTPLADASNPIMAQAAFLSALAGTKVAEAAARAAVTALSDVDYEAEKNASGDPNRQEANGGEITNSKRAWADAKSLIQKEEQEVEGAIKEIVEVEMKKIRDRIVHFEKLDLEMERSRKQLEDMKNLLFTDQLNIFFHTRKARKSEDRVDVQT; translated from the exons ATGGCCGCGAAAGCTTCCGATTCCGGCGGATCTGGGGAAATTCTCCCGATTACTCCCTCTCTCTCCGAAACTACGTCAGGAGTCACCGCAGCTTCGCAATCGACTCAACCGCCGTCTTCTACTTCCGATGTCGATGCTGTCTGCGTCCCTAGCTACTCCC GTTGGTTCTCGTGGACTGGCATCGACGATTGCGAGGTCCGGTCACTACCGGAGTTCTTCAATTCGAAATCTTCTTCcaaaaaccctaagttttacATGTACTTGAGGAACTCAATCATTAAGCAGTACAGAGACGACCATCCTCGGAAGATTAGTTTCACTGACGTTAGGAGAACCCTAGTCAGTGATGTTGTCTCTATTCGTCGcgtttttgattttcttgagtATTGGGGACTTATCAATCATTCTAGCTCCTCCTCTGCTAAGCCTCTCAAGTGGGACGAAAAGTCCGCCGGAGATGCTTCTTCTGAGCCTCCCACAACTGTCAAAGAAACTGCCAAGAGAATCTGTAATGGCTGCAAATCTATTTGCAGTGTAGCTTGTTTCGTCTGTGATAAG tATGAGTTGACATTGTGTGCGAGGTGCTATGTCCGTGGTAACTATCGAGTTGGTATTAACTCCACAGAGTTTAAGCGTGTTGAGCTTAGCGAGGAGTCAAAAAAAGTGTGGTCTGAAAAGGAAACGCTGCAGCTGATGGAAGCTGTTATGCACTATGGAGATGACTGGAAGAAGGTTGCAACTCATGTTACTGGTAGAACCGAGAAGGATTGTGTTTCGCAGTTTGTCAAGCTTCCTTTTGGGGAGCAGTTTGTAAAAGAGTCTGACTCTGAGGATTCTTTGGAGGCATTTGATCAGATCAAGGGCTCTGCTGATCTTGAATCTGGAGGAAGTGATAAAGAAGGTTCTTCTCCCAATAAGCGGATGAGATTGACACCTCTTGCAGATGCAAGCAACCCAATTATGGCTcag GCTGCTTTTCTTTCAGCCTTGGCTGGCACAAAAGTTGCAGAAGCAGCAGCTCGAGCGGCAGTGACAGCTTTATCTGATGTGGACTACGAGGCTGAAAAAAATGCCAGTGGAGACCCAAATCGACAAG AGGCCAATGGTGGTGAAATCACCAACTCAAAAAGAGCTTGGGCTGATGCAAAATCTCTGATTCAGAAGGAAGAGCAAGAGGTAGAAGGAGCCATCAAAGAGATCGTAGAAGTGGAG ATGAAGAAGATTAGAGATAGGATTGTCCATTTCGAGAAACTGGATTTGGAAATGGAGAGAAGCCGGAAACAATTGGAGGATATGAAGAACCTGCTTTTCACTGATCAGTTAAACATTTTCTTCCACACAAGAAAAGCCCGGAAATCTGAAGATAGAGTAGATGTTCAAACTTAG